In Brassica rapa cultivar Chiifu-401-42 chromosome A06, CAAS_Brap_v3.01, whole genome shotgun sequence, a single window of DNA contains:
- the LOC103873520 gene encoding probable carboxylesterase 12, which yields MDSEIAFDYSPLLKIYKSGRIERLMGETAVPPSLTPENGVISKDVVYSPDDNLSVRVYLPEKAADTDEKLPLLVYFHGGGFIIETAFSPTYHNFLTAAVSASDCIAVSVDYRRAPEHPLPISFDDSWTSLKWVFTHIAGSGPESWLNKHADFGKVFLAGDSAGANIAHHMAMRAAKEKLSPELSDSGIFGIILVHPYFWSKAPVDDKETTDAAVRSKIEAIWMMASPNNKDGVDDPWLNVVQSDSVDISGLGCGKVLVLVAEKDALVRQGWGYKAKLEKNGWKGKVELVESEGEDHVFHLTRPDCENALEAMKKFAGFIKGEM from the coding sequence atGGATTCCGAGATCGCCTTCGACTACTCTCCATTGCTCAAAATCTACAAGAGTGGCCGCATCGAGCGCCTCATGGGAGAAACGGCCGTCCCACCGTCTTTAACCCCAGAAAACGGCGTCATTTCAAAGGACGTCGTTTATTCACCCGACGACAACCTCTCCGTCCGCGTTTACCTCCCGGAGAAAGCTGCCGACACCGATGAGAAACTCCCTCTCCTCGTCTACTTCCACGGAGGAGGCTTCATCATCGAAACAGCTTTCTCACCGACTTACCACAATTTCCTCACGGCGGCCGTCTCTGCTTCCGACTGCATAGCGGTGTCGGTGGATTACCGGCGTGCACCGGAGCATCCGCTTCCGATCTCTTTCGATGACTCGTGGACGTCTCTCAAATGGGTATTCACCCATATCGCCGGATCTGGACCGGAGAGCTGGTTAAACAAACACGCCGACTTCGGCAAAGTGTTCCTCGCCGGAGACAGCGCCGGCGCGAACATCGCTCATCACATGGCGATGAGAGCTGCGAAAGAGAAGCTCAGTCCCGAGTTAAGCGACTCAGGAATCTTCGGGATCATCTTGGTTCATCCTTACTTCTGGTCGAAAGCACCCGTCGACGACAAGGAGACAACGGATGCTGCGGTGCGGTCCAAGATCGAAGCGATATGGATGATGGCTAGTCCCAACAACAAAGACGGAGTGGATGATCCGTGGCTCAACGTGGTTCAGTCAGACTCGGTGGATATCTCCGGGTTGGGCTGCGGGAAGGTTTTGGTGTTGGTGGCTGAGAAAGATGCGCTTGTGAGACAAGGTTGGGGTTACAAGGCGAAGCTTGAGAAGAACGGTTGGAAAGGGAAAGTGGAGTTGGTTGAGAGTGAAGGT